A stretch of DNA from Candidatus Neomarinimicrobiota bacterium:
TGTTATGCTGGGCGGTTTAGCCGTTGCTTATGGTTTCCAAATGTATCCAGCACTGATTGGCCTTTGTTATTATAAGGGCTTCACTACCAAAGGTGTTGTTACTGGTTTAATTATCGGCCTGATAGCTGTTACACTCACAGATAAAACTTCTGCTTGGTTTGGCGTGCCATGGGGAGCATATCCATTGACGATCCATAGTGCAGGCTGGGGCATTTTCTTTAACCTATTAACAACATTTTTAGTGTCTCATTTTTCCGGTGAATCAAATGCGGCAAAAATGGTAAAAGCAAAAAAACACCAACTACTTCAATCCGTTACGGGCATGACACCGAAAAGAAAAAAGAAGATTAAATTGGCTTGGGGATTAACTCTTGTGTGGTTTCTCGTTGGATTTGGCCCTTTTGCCACCATCGGAAATAATTTTTTTTCTGATCCCAACTCGCCCGCATTGTGGGCCCCATTTGGGTTACCTTCTTTATGGGTCTGGCAAATTATGTTTTTATTCTATGGTATATTTGTAATGTGGTTTTTGGCTTTCCATATGGGAATGTCAGATCCTATTGATCCTGAAAAAGTTGAAAAACTATCAAAAGAACTCAACTGAAATAATTATATAAAAAGGGGCTATTTTGAGACCATTTGAAATTATTTTTATTATTCTATTGGGATGGGGAACTGTTCAAGTTTTTTCTGCCCCTAATAAAAGGAAACAATCTAATCTATTATTAAAAATTATTCTGGCTGTTTTCCTTATTCATTTCTTTTTGGAAAAACCCCATTGGCAAATGTATCCTGCCTACGGCCTTTTCATTGCACTCGCTTTTTTGCAGCAAAAAGCCGTTCTGACCATTTTTAAAGTTTGTTTAGCTATTTGGTTTCCCATCTCCGTTTTTTTACCCATTGCGGGACCAGTCATAATGCTCCCGACATTAACGGGCTCTTATTCCATTGGATCCACATCCCATCATTGGATAGATCAAAACCGATTGGAATGGTTTACGGGTGAAGATCCTAGTGACAAAAGACAAATCATGGTTCAATTATGGTATCCTGGTCAAAAGGTAAAAAAAACTAAACGCACACCTTATATAGACCGAATGGATCTTCGGGCAGAAACAATGGGTAGCGCCGGCGGCTTCCCCGGTTTTTTAGTTAATCACCTGCCCCTAACTAAAACCAACGCCTATTTGAATCTGGATGCAAATTCAATCCCGGCGCCCTTTCCAATTATCATTATTTCTCACGGCATTACGGGTATGCGACAAATCCATACTTCACTTGCGGAAAAACTCGCCAGCCATGGCTACGCAGTCATTGCGATGGATCATAGCTACGATGCAAATATTACTATATTCCCTGATGGCCGTGTGGCTGACTATCGTTCTGAAATTACGGGACATCCTGATAGCGTTATCATCCGCCGTAAACAAATAAATACTCGGGCGGCGGATATCAGTTTTATTATTGATCAGTTGACGCAAATCCAATCCGGCAAGATTAAACACCCCTTGAATGGGTATTTGGATCTGGGAAAGATTGGCATAACCGGTCATTCGTTTGGCGGTGGCACAAGTATCCTGGCAGCCTATTTGGATAATCGAATTAAAGCGGTCTCTGTTATGGACAGTTGGATGAACCCTGTCCCAAAAAAAGTACTTCAAACTGGCTTGGCTCAACCCTTTTTATATATGGGGCGCCCAAGTTGGAAGGACTCCGACTATCCATCAAATAATTCTTTTGTTGATACAATTATTAAACATAACCGCGGTCCAAGTTATTGGATTACGATCGAAAACACCCGTCATTTGGATTATTCTGATTCTCCACTTTTCTCTCCCTTTGCACAATATTTTCTTGATGTGGGAACTTTAGATAATCAACAATCTGTTTACCTGATTAATCATTTATCTACAGAATTTTTTGACCAATACTTGCGGAATAAACTCAGTCCTATACTGAATAAAAAACAACCTGTCCCTGAATTTATTTTCCACTAAACCTATGTCCCCAAAAAAAGCATTTACGATTACCTGGGTGGGACTGCTTTTAACTGTCCCCTGGTGGTTTTCTAAAGACGGAGATGCTTTTTTTGGACTCCCACCGTGGGCGGCATATGCTGTTATTGGTGCTGTTTTATATTCTTTTCTCTTAGCATTCGTATTACATAAATACTGGCGGACTGATTCCCATGAAAAGTGAAGGGGCACTTCTTGGCTCCGGTGGAATCGCCTTCCTCGGGTTTTATATTTTATCATTAATCCTCATTGGTTATCTAGGACATCGGGCAAAAAAGGAAAATTCTTTATCTGACTTTTACTTAGCAGGGCGGGGCATGGGACTGTCGGTCTTATTTCTAACCTTATATGCCACACAATATAGCGGGAATACGCTGGTGGGATTTTCTGCCCGAGCTTACCGGGAAGGGTATCACGCTCTTGTTCTTATTACTCTTTTATCTGCTGCCATTGGTGCTTTTCTAGTATATGCGCCGAAACTATACCGTCTATCCAAAAAACACCAATTTATTACACCGGGTGACTATATTCATCATCGCTTTAATCATACACCATTAACTCTGTTTGCAGCGGCCCTGTGTCTCATGGCCATGGCTAATTATGTGCTTACCAACCTTAAGGCAATCGGATATATAATTGTTGCAGTGACGGGTGGCGTCATTCCTTTTGCTTTTGGAATTATCGTCATTTCACTTGTCATGGTCATCTATGAAACCTTAGGAGGTATGCGTAGTGTCGCTTGGACGGATGCTCTTCAGGGGACTATTCTTATGGCCGGGGTCATTACCATTTTTATTACCATTCAAATTGAATATGGCGGTTTTCAGTTCATTTATGATCAATTGGCAATATCCGCTCCTCATAAATTTTCCCCACCAACTTCCACCCAAAAGTTGAGTTGGTTTAGCACAGTATGTTTAGGGTTCTTTGGTATTTCCCTTTATCCCCACGCGGTCCAGCGTATCTATGCCGCCAAAAATGAAACAACACTTAAACGTACGATACAAATCATGGCATTTATGCCCTTGATTACTACTTTATTTATGGTTGTGGTCGGCCTTACCGCCCTTGCCCTGTTCCCGGGGCTGGACCGCCAAACCAGTGAAGGCGCTACCCTGTATGTGCTCAAAGATCTAGGAAACCGGGGCGCTATTGGCACTGGGATTATGGTTCTGTTTTTATCGGCCACTATTGCCGCCATCATGTCCACCGTGGATTCAGCGCTCCTATCTATGTCGTCCATTATTACCAAAGATTTTTATGCTCGATTTAAACCTAATAAAAGTCAGGCAGATCTTACCCGTCTTGGGAAAATAATTTCATGGGGAATCATGGCTTTTTCTGTATACCTAGCCATTGTACTTCCCCAAACGATTTGGCGATTGCTTGAGATTAAGCTGGAACTACTAATCCAGATTGCACCGGCATTTTTTCTCGGACTTTATTTTAAAAAATTGCGGGCATCTTCAATTTATACGGGTATGATTGTTGGAACGTTCTTTGCAGTTGGATCCATGGTAGCCAATAAGCTGGGCCTTGCGATCCCAGCAAAACCTTGGGGCATTCATGCCGGCGTATGGGGGCTCATAATAAATGTAGGTACAATATTTTTAATGGAAAAACGTCAGGTATTCAGAAATGAATAAATTAAACGTTACAGGACTCGTCCACCTCCTGATTGTCTATGTTGTTTGGGGAAGTACCTATCTTGGAATCCGCGTGGCGGTGCAAGAAGGATCAGGTTTCCCACCTATGATCATGTCTGCCACTCGCGTTTTTGCCGGTAGTTTGATTCTTATTGCATTGGCGCGGTTCATTCAAAAACAATCCATGCGCTTAAACAAAGAAGAATGGATTGTTCTATCTCTTTCTGGTTTAGCTCTTTGGTGGGGTGGCAACGGATTAGTTGCCATCGCAGAAACATCCGTCCCGTCAGGATACGCCGCCTTAATCATTTCATGCACACCAATCTGGGTAGCAATTATAGAATCTATTTTGGATAAAAAGCGGCCTTCAGTTTTTCTTGCTTTTTCATTATTAATTGGTGTTGCCGGGATTGCTGTCCTCAACTGGACCGCAATCAGAACAGGAAATTTAGGGGATCTTCGTGGCGCGCTTTTATTGATTATTGCGGGGTTAAGTTGGGGCGCTGGATCCATTTACCAAAAAAGGAAAAAGATTAATACCACACCGGAGATCAGTTCGGCAGTACAACAATTTACCGGTGGGATTGCACTCTTGATCACATCTTTTATTATATCTGAGCCAACAATGAATCCCGTCTCATCAGCGTGGTGGGCGTGGGGATACTTGATCATTTTCGGTTCTGTGATTGCATTTACGTCCTTTGTAAAAGCCCTTAAACTGCTGCCACCCAATATTGTATTTACCTATGCTTATGTTAACCCCGTTGTTGCCGTAATTCTCGGATTTTTTATTTTAGGAGAACCGATCACTCCGTGGACTTTAGGGGGTGCAAGCCTAGTCCTCGTTGGCGTGCTGGGTGTATTCAAAGAACAAAAGAAAAATATTCCTTAACCTGATTAAATTCCGGGACAACAAAAATAGATTTTTTGAGTCTATATAAAAAACAATTCCAATTATTAACTAAAGCCACATTCTAATTATGAAAAGATTGCCCCTTTTAATTCTTGCCCTTTTTACCATTTTAACCGCCCAAAGCACTTGGATGTTTTCTGACCGTGTCCATCCTGAACTCAAATGGCAAACCATTTCCACCAAACATTTTAACATCCACTATCACCAAGGAATTGAAGATATTGCCAAGGAGGGCGCCATTATTGCTGAACATGTTCGTCCCACGTTACTGGCGCAAATGGATCTGGATACCATTCCACGGATTGATATTATTTTCACCACTGAAGATGAAATCATGAACGGTTTTGCCATGTGGATGTACAACACATTCATCTGGGTGGACCAAAACGATGCTGCCATTTGGCTGGAAAAAGGAAAGTGGCTCGAGCAGGTTCTTTCCCACGAACTCCAGCATATTGTTCTATTGCATAAAACAAAATCTTGGTTTCCAGATCCTTTGGGTCGTTTAATATCGGGACTGCCGGGGTGGGTTGTTGAAGGCACCGCCGAATATGAGACTGAAAGTTGGCGCCCCTATCGCGCTGACCTTTCACATAAAAAACACATCCTTCAAAATAAAATGAGTTCGATGGATCCTCACCATGACGGGTTTTCAAAAATGCTGTATTGGGC
This window harbors:
- a CDS encoding sodium:solute symporter family protein — encoded protein: MKSEGALLGSGGIAFLGFYILSLILIGYLGHRAKKENSLSDFYLAGRGMGLSVLFLTLYATQYSGNTLVGFSARAYREGYHALVLITLLSAAIGAFLVYAPKLYRLSKKHQFITPGDYIHHRFNHTPLTLFAAALCLMAMANYVLTNLKAIGYIIVAVTGGVIPFAFGIIVISLVMVIYETLGGMRSVAWTDALQGTILMAGVITIFITIQIEYGGFQFIYDQLAISAPHKFSPPTSTQKLSWFSTVCLGFFGISLYPHAVQRIYAAKNETTLKRTIQIMAFMPLITTLFMVVVGLTALALFPGLDRQTSEGATLYVLKDLGNRGAIGTGIMVLFLSATIAAIMSTVDSALLSMSSIITKDFYARFKPNKSQADLTRLGKIISWGIMAFSVYLAIVLPQTIWRLLEIKLELLIQIAPAFFLGLYFKKLRASSIYTGMIVGTFFAVGSMVANKLGLAIPAKPWGIHAGVWGLIINVGTIFLMEKRQVFRNE
- a CDS encoding EamA family transporter, which encodes MNKLNVTGLVHLLIVYVVWGSTYLGIRVAVQEGSGFPPMIMSATRVFAGSLILIALARFIQKQSMRLNKEEWIVLSLSGLALWWGGNGLVAIAETSVPSGYAALIISCTPIWVAIIESILDKKRPSVFLAFSLLIGVAGIAVLNWTAIRTGNLGDLRGALLLIIAGLSWGAGSIYQKRKKINTTPEISSAVQQFTGGIALLITSFIISEPTMNPVSSAWWAWGYLIIFGSVIAFTSFVKALKLLPPNIVFTYAYVNPVVAVILGFFILGEPITPWTLGGASLVLVGVLGVFKEQKKNIP